Proteins from a genomic interval of Arachis hypogaea cultivar Tifrunner chromosome 10, arahy.Tifrunner.gnm2.J5K5, whole genome shotgun sequence:
- the LOC112715666 gene encoding inactive casein kinase II subunit alpha-2: MTMMKRSMLRRMELREQDDYEVVRKVGRGKYSEVFVGVYSTDNEKCIIKILKPVKKKKLKREIKILHNLCGGPNVIKLLDIVRD; encoded by the exons ATGACGATGATGAAGCGCTCGATGCTGCGGAGAATGGAGTTGCg GGAGCAAGATGACTACGAGGTTGTGAGGAAGGTGGGAAGAGGGAAATATAGTGAGGTCTTTGTGGGTGTTTACTCCACCGATAATGAAAAATGCATCATCAAGATCCTCAAACCCGTCAAGAAGAAAAAG TTAAAGAGGGAGATCAAAATATTGCATAATCTTTGTGGAGGTCCCAATGTTATAAAGCTGCTTGACATTGTTAGGGACTAG